The DNA window CTTTCTTCGCCATTGACCATTTTCACCTTGGGTGCCACCACCATTTCTCTCTATCGATGGTATAACGCCTATTCCTCTACTGCTTGTATAATTAAAATTAGCCCCTGCATTGAGAAGTTGCATCGTCATTTTCCAAGAAGCTGTTGAAGCTGCAAATAGTAAAGGAGTTCGTTCAGAAAGCGTTACAACATTAGGGTTTGCACCACCATCAAGCAATAATTTAAAATTTTCATATCGATTAGATGCTATAGCGTTAAAGAGAGGATAAGGCATATTGCTTTCCCCTTCATTATACAAATCTACATCACCGCCATACTTAATAAGTAACTTTAAAAATGAATCATTTTTAAATTGTGCAGCCCAGCCCATTGAGGATTTTCCTCGCAGTTTAGGGTAAACCCAATTTGGGTTTGCCCCTAATTGCAATAATGTATCTGCTAGAGCATAATTATCCGTTATTACTGCAGCAATAAGTAAGGAATGACCATTTTTATCTGGTTGGTTTATATCGAAATTGTTATTTTCTATAAACTCTTTGGCTACTTCAATATTATCTATTGTTTTAAAAAAAGCACTAATTTCAGCTTTCTTATCAGACTCGACCTCATAGACTTTAGAGAGTTTATTTAACTCATTACAACCATTTAAAAAAAATAAACTAGATATCATTATTAACCTTATTAGTACATTATTCATTAAATCTCCATATTCATTGATGTGTAATTTTTGGTTGCTTTTATTACGTTGACATTTACATTAATACTATTATCGAGTTAATTAATATTTACCAACGTTGTAAATAATCATCGATATCATCCCTGAAATTAGGTTTTACACGCTTAAGCTCAATCACCTTAACTCTCGCAGTCTCAGTACCAATAAGGTGCAATGCAGATAATACATCATCAATAATTATCTCTTTTTCAGACTCTAGAGCTAACCTTCCTAGTGCATCAACCGCAGCCTCATCTTTAAATACCGCAGTAGCATCAATAGCGGCCCCAACCTCATAAATATCCCCATTAAAAAGTATTTCTAATATTCTATTTTTCTCTGATTTTTTTACTCTATTATTTACCGAGGATAAATGTTCAATTCGGCTAAACAATGCCATTAATAGAACATTCCTATTTCGAATAAAAAACCTGTTATCTTTTTTAGTCAGGCATATTTCAATATCCTTAAATTCATCATACGATATTGAAATTGAACCAATCTCATTTAAATAAGCATAAAGAGACGTAATTTCATCCCTTCTTCTCTCAATACCAAAGATCAATGCTGATAATTCACTCTGGTCAATATAAGGGGTTTTATTATGAGTAAATGACTCACAACTTAGTGGCGCAGCTAACGCTAAATTCACCGGCAGTATCATGTACCATAAAAGCGCTTTGCTCACTCGGCAGAGATGTACAACTAGATACTTTAGCTGTTTTTCTTGTATTTCATTCATATCGCAGTTCTAATATCTTTATAATTAATTCATATTATTCTATTAAATCATAATTTTAAATGATTTTTCAGCTACAAAACATAAAATTAGCACTATGTACTTAGATACATTTATCTATCAAAATAAACACTTACCCTTTAAGATATTAAACATTGCTCATCGCTAAGGAAAAGCGGATTCACATGCCTAACAACCTTTCAATTCGCGCTTATACCAGCCAAATACGCAGTCATTATCATG is part of the Moritella viscosa genome and encodes:
- a CDS encoding putative uncharacterized protein (No significant database matches); the encoded protein is MNEIQEKQLKYLVVHLCRVSKALLWYMILPVNLALAAPLSCESFTHNKTPYIDQSELSALIFGIERRRDEITSLYAYLNEIGSISISYDEFKDIEICLTKKDNRFFIRNRNVLLMALFSRIEHLSSVNNRVKKSEKNRILEILFNGDIYEVGAAIDATAVFKDEAAVDALGRLALESEKEIIIDDVLSALHLIGTETARVKVIELKRVKPNFRDDIDDYLQRW